A genomic region of Trichothermofontia sichuanensis B231 contains the following coding sequences:
- a CDS encoding DUF29 domain-containing protein: MNSLYETDFYAWTVEQSKFLKEGDFKHLDIPNLVEEIESLGKQQRQELRNRLGVLIGHLLKWDYQPEKRTKSWRVTIQIQRREINDLLEENPSLKPYLSAAIAKVYRAGVDLVRLETPLDNEDLPQNCPYSVQQLLDLNFPVDLNQGHQESQQ; the protein is encoded by the coding sequence ATGAATTCATTGTATGAAACTGATTTTTATGCTTGGACGGTAGAGCAGTCAAAGTTTCTTAAGGAGGGGGATTTTAAGCATCTGGATATTCCTAATCTCGTGGAGGAAATTGAGTCGTTGGGGAAGCAACAGCGTCAGGAACTCAGAAACCGACTAGGCGTTTTGATCGGGCACCTATTGAAGTGGGATTACCAGCCCGAAAAGCGTACCAAAAGCTGGCGAGTGACGATCCAAATCCAGAGACGAGAAATCAATGACTTATTGGAGGAAAATCCTAGTCTCAAGCCATACTTATCAGCAGCGATCGCCAAGGTCTATCGGGCAGGCGTAGATTTAGTACGGCTGGAAACCCCGTTAGATAATGAAGACCTACCCCAAAACTGTCCTTATTCTGTGCAACAATTGCTCGACCTCAATTTTCCTGTAGATTTGAATCAAGGTCATCAGGAGTCACAGCAATGA